From one [Ruminococcus] lactaris ATCC 29176 genomic stretch:
- a CDS encoding SulP family inorganic anion transporter, which produces MRFKRITLAPTMRKYNRKNLMRDVIAGMIIMAVSIPISMGYAQIAGLPAVYGLYGSVFPIILFAVFSTSPQFIFGVDAAPAALIGSALLGMGIEGGSKEALEVVPVLTFFVAVWLLAFYLMHAGKLVNYISAPVMGGFISGICMTIILMQVPKLLGGTAGTGELPELLEHIQETAGRINFPSLMLGLISLAILLTVKKVAPKFPMAVVLMAAGAVLTVVLPMEEWGIRTLESVKPGLPQWKIPDLALLPLNQVITVSLSVAVVIMAETLLAENNFAQKNGYRINDDQELLAFAAGNLVAALTGCCPINGSVSRTAMGEQYQGKTQLMSIVAGASMLILLVCGTGFIGYLPVPVLTAIVISALLGATEFKLAAKLWKVSRTECLIFWGAFVGVLLLGTINGVLIGIILSFSEMVIRSSKPARCFVGIQPGHRHFRDLAEGSQIHAVEGVLVYRFSSNLFFANVNILQQDIEAELEKKKGTKAVILDASGIGSIDITAADRLAILYEALKEQGIRFYITEHIADLNEQMRKLGLGYLISEGCVRRTIHIALKDMGINRPYPLEGGVDNEERSASRKRVDNRVQEFVWAFGSESETEIEKQILRQIEQLKKSGDVENLLHGSWSHMEAMDEDEWLEHLEEHLKEIVNISGKDEKTLAARLEEHRREVHDRIAKEHPELAERFRERRHHLDQHLKERRPEVYELVISLREKERK; this is translated from the coding sequence ATGAGGTTTAAAAGGATTACATTAGCACCGACAATGCGAAAATATAACAGAAAAAATCTGATGAGGGATGTCATTGCGGGTATGATTATCATGGCAGTGTCAATCCCGATTTCGATGGGATATGCACAGATTGCCGGACTGCCGGCAGTATACGGACTGTATGGCTCGGTCTTTCCGATTATTTTGTTTGCAGTATTTTCGACGTCTCCGCAGTTTATCTTCGGGGTAGATGCGGCACCGGCGGCATTGATCGGCTCAGCCCTGTTGGGAATGGGGATTGAGGGTGGTTCAAAAGAGGCACTTGAGGTCGTGCCGGTTCTGACGTTTTTTGTGGCGGTATGGCTGCTTGCCTTTTATCTGATGCATGCCGGTAAACTGGTCAATTACATTTCTGCACCGGTTATGGGCGGATTCATCAGTGGAATCTGTATGACGATCATTCTGATGCAGGTTCCCAAATTACTGGGCGGGACTGCCGGAACAGGGGAACTGCCGGAGCTTTTGGAGCATATCCAGGAGACTGCCGGACGGATCAATTTTCCTTCACTAATGCTTGGACTCATTTCGCTGGCTATTTTACTGACAGTAAAAAAGGTTGCTCCGAAATTTCCGATGGCGGTAGTTCTGATGGCAGCAGGGGCAGTACTTACGGTTGTTCTGCCAATGGAAGAATGGGGAATCAGGACATTGGAGTCAGTGAAACCAGGTCTGCCGCAGTGGAAGATTCCGGATCTGGCACTGCTTCCGTTGAACCAGGTCATCACAGTGAGCCTTTCTGTGGCGGTCGTGATCATGGCAGAAACACTGCTCGCTGAAAATAATTTTGCTCAGAAGAATGGATACCGTATCAATGACGATCAGGAGCTTTTAGCTTTTGCAGCAGGAAATCTTGTTGCGGCACTGACCGGCTGCTGTCCTATTAACGGGTCGGTTTCAAGAACGGCAATGGGGGAGCAGTACCAGGGAAAGACCCAGTTGATGAGTATTGTAGCAGGAGCATCCATGCTGATCCTTCTGGTCTGCGGAACAGGATTTATCGGGTATCTGCCGGTTCCTGTGTTGACAGCAATCGTGATTTCGGCATTGCTTGGAGCAACAGAATTTAAGCTGGCAGCAAAATTGTGGAAAGTCAGCCGGACGGAATGTCTGATCTTCTGGGGTGCTTTTGTAGGCGTTCTGCTGTTGGGAACGATTAATGGAGTGCTGATCGGAATTATTTTATCCTTTTCAGAAATGGTGATCCGTTCGTCTAAGCCTGCAAGGTGTTTTGTCGGAATCCAGCCGGGACACAGACATTTCCGTGATCTTGCGGAGGGAAGTCAGATCCATGCAGTGGAAGGAGTTCTGGTCTATCGGTTCAGCAGTAATCTCTTTTTTGCAAATGTCAATATCCTGCAGCAGGATATTGAGGCAGAACTGGAAAAGAAAAAGGGGACGAAAGCAGTGATCCTGGATGCCAGTGGAATCGGAAGTATTGATATCACAGCGGCAGACCGACTGGCGATCCTCTATGAAGCACTGAAAGAACAGGGGATTCGTTTTTATATTACAGAGCATATAGCAGATTTAAATGAGCAGATGCGAAAGCTGGGACTCGGATATCTGATCTCTGAAGGATGCGTGAGGAGAACGATCCATATCGCATTGAAAGATATGGGAATCAATCGCCCGTATCCATTGGAAGGCGGTGTGGACAATGAGGAACGGAGTGCCTCAAGAAAGCGGGTCGATAACCGGGTACAGGAATTCGTCTGGGCCTTTGGGTCTGAGTCGGAAACAGAGATTGAAAAGCAGATCCTGCGTCAGATCGAACAGTTGAAGAAAAGCGGAGATGTGGAAAATCTGCTGCATGGAAGCTGGTCGCACATGGAGGCGATGGATGAAGATGAATGGCTGGAACATCTGGAAGAACACCTGAAAGAGATCGTGAACATTTCAGGAAAAGATGAAAAGACGCTTGCCGCAAGACTGGAAGAGCATAGACGGGAAGTGCATGACCGGATTGCGAAGGAACACCCGGAACTTGCAGAGCGGTTCAGAGAACGTCGTCATCATCTGGACCAGCATTTGAAAGAGCGACGGCCGGAGGTGTATGAGTTGGTGATCAGCCTGCGGGAGAAGGAAAGAAAATGA
- a CDS encoding GGDEF domain-containing protein, which translates to MKRKIKIQSISAWSIGIALILTVVFVVILHYGKNEVKRFEDATDQYIVCENAARQLQDGSDYLTEQVRLYAMTGERNYLDQYFEEADVTKRREQALESLKKYFDKTEAFQSLQQAMEDSKELMLTEYHSLKLVATVMGEKDIPAELEQLDLPEEEKQLSQKEKLEKAQKLVSNNEYRNKRGTIMREVSGCLDQLLEKTKNRQQRANTIFSDMYLKLEIAIMILVILLLSICIIVRKLIVVPLVYYNKSIMEGEIFPVIGAAELQKWAETYNKVFKENEETQRLIRRQAEHDAMTDALNRRSFEKLLHMYENGDTPYALILIDVDTFKTVNDMYGHAVGDEILKKVTGLLKKAFRSIDHVCRIGGDEFAIIMVEMTSDLKYTIEEKIKAVNEELGTENENIPAVSLSVGVAFSDRENSGESIFKDADKALYYVKENGRNGCKFY; encoded by the coding sequence ATGAAAAGGAAAATAAAAATTCAAAGCATAAGTGCGTGGAGTATTGGGATTGCACTGATATTAACAGTAGTATTTGTTGTAATTCTGCATTATGGGAAAAATGAAGTTAAAAGGTTTGAAGATGCGACTGATCAGTACATCGTTTGTGAAAATGCGGCCAGACAGTTACAGGATGGGTCTGATTATCTAACGGAACAGGTAAGGCTGTATGCAATGACGGGAGAACGAAATTATCTGGATCAATATTTTGAAGAGGCTGATGTGACCAAACGCAGAGAACAGGCACTGGAAAGTCTTAAAAAGTATTTTGACAAAACCGAAGCTTTTCAGTCATTGCAACAGGCGATGGAAGATTCAAAAGAATTGATGTTGACAGAATATCATTCTTTAAAACTCGTTGCAACTGTGATGGGAGAAAAAGACATTCCGGCAGAGCTTGAGCAATTGGATTTGCCGGAAGAGGAAAAGCAGTTATCACAGAAAGAAAAACTGGAAAAAGCACAGAAACTGGTTTCCAATAATGAATATCGGAATAAACGAGGGACAATCATGAGAGAAGTAAGTGGCTGTCTGGATCAGTTGCTCGAAAAGACAAAAAACCGTCAGCAGAGAGCGAATACGATCTTTTCCGATATGTATTTGAAGTTGGAAATTGCGATCATGATACTGGTGATCCTTTTACTGTCAATCTGTATAATCGTAAGAAAATTGATTGTAGTACCGCTTGTCTATTATAATAAGAGTATTATGGAAGGCGAAATATTTCCGGTGATCGGAGCAGCAGAACTTCAAAAATGGGCAGAAACTTATAATAAAGTTTTTAAAGAAAATGAAGAGACTCAAAGACTGATCCGCCGTCAGGCAGAACATGATGCAATGACAGATGCATTGAACAGAAGATCTTTTGAAAAACTGTTGCATATGTATGAAAATGGAGATACACCATACGCTTTAATTTTGATAGATGTAGATACATTTAAGACTGTGAATGATATGTATGGTCATGCAGTCGGCGATGAGATTTTAAAGAAAGTAACCGGTCTTTTAAAGAAAGCATTCCGAAGTATCGATCATGTCTGCCGGATCGGTGGAGATGAATTTGCAATTATCATGGTAGAGATGACCAGCGATTTGAAATATACGATCGAAGAGAAGATTAAAGCAGTAAATGAGGAGCTAGGGACGGAGAATGAAAATATCCCGGCAGTTTCACTGAGTGTCGGAGTTGCTTTTTCGGATCGGGAAAATTCCGGAGAGAGTATTTTTAAAGATGCAGATAAAGCTCTCTATTATGTCAAAGAAAATGGAAGAAATGGTTGTAAGTTCTATTAA
- the fliB gene encoding flagellin lysine-N-methylase, with the protein MKRIRPDFYNEFHCIADSCTITCCQEWKIAVDPDTNRKWKKVSAPADVPEQKKNLSAYTEKKDGLRVIQLDSDHRCPFLSENRLCRLVTAYGDKILSETCTTFPREIHRFPCHIEETLMPCCPAVIDLLEQADASQFPDVPTECDTPLFQIRRNILRLLLPASSPVCSVEDYSIEPCSAEICSTEDLLLKIHYILQELYRNDSLDETLIRDYFSADTLSQLSDAIQSIHLPAEDTFFECNELLQDLAVNYQSEKLYCDFLNPITSLSEYISESATDFMHPISFPSLDTGTSLSELWSDFQIRFSEVQPLMLKFLANEIFSDLVTPDSHLEDLLIRIQWIALEYSAIRQSLFLQWLQNNRSTLTYEMVRRTLVIITRMTGYEEEDIRKYLTNGFEALIWDWGYFALILGH; encoded by the coding sequence ATGAAAAGAATACGCCCTGACTTTTATAATGAATTTCACTGCATCGCAGATTCCTGCACAATTACCTGCTGTCAGGAATGGAAAATTGCTGTGGATCCGGACACAAACCGGAAATGGAAAAAAGTTTCTGCCCCCGCTGATGTACCGGAACAAAAAAAGAATCTCAGTGCCTATACAGAAAAAAAAGACGGTCTCCGGGTCATTCAGCTTGACTCAGACCATCGCTGCCCCTTTCTTTCCGAGAACAGACTTTGCCGGCTTGTTACTGCTTACGGTGATAAAATCCTGTCCGAAACCTGTACTACGTTTCCAAGAGAAATTCACCGGTTTCCCTGTCATATCGAGGAAACGCTGATGCCGTGCTGTCCTGCGGTGATCGATCTGCTGGAGCAGGCTGATGCATCACAGTTTCCAGATGTTCCCACCGAATGTGACACTCCTTTATTTCAGATCCGCAGGAACATTCTCCGTCTTTTGTTGCCCGCATCCTCACCGGTCTGTTCTGTTGAGGATTACTCCATTGAGCCTTGTTCCGCTGAGATCTGTTCCACTGAGGATCTCCTGCTTAAGATTCATTATATTTTACAGGAACTATATCGTAACGATTCCTTGGATGAGACCCTGATCCGTGATTACTTTTCGGCTGATACACTCTCCCAGTTAAGTGATGCCATCCAATCTATCCATCTTCCGGCAGAAGATACTTTTTTTGAATGCAATGAACTGTTGCAGGATCTTGCAGTTAATTATCAGAGTGAGAAACTTTATTGTGATTTTTTAAATCCAATTACTTCTCTTTCAGAGTACATTTCAGAATCTGCAACAGATTTTATGCATCCGATTTCTTTTCCTTCTTTGGATACAGGAACGTCACTCTCTGAACTTTGGTCAGACTTTCAGATCAGATTTTCTGAAGTTCAGCCACTGATGCTGAAGTTTCTTGCCAATGAAATTTTTTCGGATCTTGTCACTCCTGACAGCCACCTGGAAGATCTTCTGATCCGAATCCAGTGGATCGCTCTTGAATATTCAGCGATCCGTCAAAGTCTTTTTCTACAATGGCTTCAGAATAACAGGAGTACACTTACATATGAAATGGTTCGCCGGACACTCGTTATCATCACAAGAATGACAGGCTACGAAGAAGAGGATATCCGCAAATATCTGACCAACGGTTTTGAAGCTCTCATTTGGGACTGGGGCTATTTCGCTCTCATTCTCGGACATTGA
- a CDS encoding MATE family efflux transporter → MESQTKKSKYEIDMCNGTIMDKLISFSLPLMLSGILQLMFNAVDIIVVGRFSGSQSLAAVGSTTALINMFTNLFIGISLGANVLAARFYAAKREKEMSETVHTAITLALISGIVMAFVGVIFSRFALELMDTPDDVIGLSTLYMRIYFLGMPFFMLYNYGAAILRAVGDTKRPLFFLVAAGVINAGLNLLLVIVFDMGVAGVAIGTIVSQMISSILVLRCLCRSEGSYKLSFSKLRIRGIYMKQIFQVGIPAGIQSTVINFSNVLLQSSVNSFGSTAMAGYTAANNIFGFLYVTVNSVTQTCMSFTSQNYGAGKSKRMDKVLIDCIILSVVITSILGVSAYGFGPELLKIYTEDAKVIQCGMEILLYTTVTYFLCGLMDLFPGALRGMGHSAVPMILSVIGTVGTRIVWIFWIFPAHHSLDILFISYPASWIITIIMQVICYYFVRKKVHRDMQRQV, encoded by the coding sequence ATGGAATCTCAGACAAAGAAAAGTAAATATGAAATAGATATGTGCAATGGGACGATTATGGATAAGCTGATTTCTTTTTCACTTCCATTGATGCTTTCAGGAATCCTTCAGTTGATGTTTAATGCGGTAGATATTATTGTGGTTGGAAGGTTCAGCGGAAGTCAGTCATTGGCGGCAGTTGGATCAACAACAGCATTGATCAATATGTTTACCAATCTTTTTATTGGAATTTCTCTTGGAGCAAATGTTCTGGCAGCACGTTTTTATGCGGCAAAGCGAGAAAAGGAGATGTCAGAGACGGTACATACCGCAATTACACTGGCATTAATCAGCGGGATCGTCATGGCATTTGTGGGAGTGATCTTTTCGAGATTTGCGTTAGAATTGATGGATACACCGGATGATGTGATCGGACTGTCAACGTTATATATGAGAATCTATTTTTTAGGAATGCCGTTTTTTATGCTCTACAATTATGGTGCAGCCATTCTGAGGGCCGTCGGAGATACGAAGCGTCCACTGTTCTTCCTGGTTGCTGCAGGAGTGATCAATGCCGGTCTGAATCTGCTGCTGGTAATTGTTTTTGACATGGGTGTGGCAGGAGTTGCGATCGGAACAATCGTTTCCCAGATGATTTCAAGTATTTTGGTTTTACGATGCCTTTGTAGATCGGAAGGCAGTTACAAACTATCATTTTCAAAGCTTCGGATCAGGGGAATCTATATGAAGCAGATCTTTCAGGTTGGTATTCCGGCGGGAATACAGAGTACAGTGATTAATTTTTCAAATGTACTTTTGCAGTCTTCTGTAAACTCTTTTGGGTCTACCGCAATGGCAGGATATACTGCAGCCAATAATATTTTCGGATTTTTATATGTGACTGTAAATTCCGTGACACAGACATGTATGAGTTTTACGAGTCAGAATTATGGTGCAGGAAAAAGTAAACGAATGGATAAAGTTCTGATTGACTGTATTATTTTATCAGTAGTTATTACATCGATTCTTGGCGTCAGTGCGTATGGATTTGGTCCGGAACTGTTGAAGATTTATACGGAAGATGCAAAAGTTATCCAGTGTGGAATGGAAATTCTTTTATATACAACGGTAACGTATTTCCTGTGTGGACTGATGGATCTTTTTCCGGGGGCATTGAGAGGAATGGGACACTCAGCCGTTCCGATGATCCTTTCGGTAATCGGAACAGTAGGGACAAGAATTGTCTGGATTTTCTGGATCTTTCCTGCACATCATTCATTGGATATTTTATTTATTTCTTATCCTGCATCCTGGATCATTACGATCATTATGCAGGTAATCTGCTATTATTTCGTGAGAAAAAAAGTACACCGGGATATGCAGCGGCAGGTATAG
- a CDS encoding TrmH family RNA methyltransferase — MIRMIEITDFHAPELDIFARKTEAQLLNKDHPEEGMFIAESPKVIERALNAGYTPVAVLVEKKQIEGEAASVLARCDEIPVYTAEFDVLAQLTGFKLTRGMLCAMRRRGLPEVEKVCQNAKKVAVLENVMNPTNVGAIFRSAAALNMDAVLLTGGCSNPLYRRASRVSMGTVFQIPWTFIGEKQEDWIENGIRRLHGLGFQTAALALSDDSVSIDDKRLREEKKLAIILGTEGDGLAEQTIAECDYTVKIPMTHGVDSLNVAAASAVAFWELGR, encoded by the coding sequence GTGATTCGGATGATAGAAATAACGGATTTTCATGCACCAGAGCTGGATATATTTGCGAGAAAGACCGAGGCACAGTTGTTAAATAAAGATCACCCGGAGGAGGGAATGTTTATTGCAGAAAGTCCAAAGGTGATTGAGAGAGCCTTGAATGCCGGCTACACTCCGGTAGCGGTATTGGTAGAGAAAAAGCAGATTGAAGGTGAGGCAGCCTCTGTTCTTGCACGATGCGATGAGATTCCGGTTTATACAGCAGAATTTGATGTGCTGGCACAACTGACAGGGTTTAAGCTGACAAGAGGAATGCTGTGTGCTATGCGACGGAGGGGATTGCCAGAAGTGGAAAAGGTATGTCAAAATGCAAAAAAGGTTGCAGTTCTTGAAAATGTAATGAATCCGACGAATGTGGGAGCGATTTTTCGTTCTGCCGCAGCTTTAAATATGGATGCAGTACTTCTGACAGGCGGATGCAGCAATCCATTGTATCGCAGAGCAAGCCGTGTCAGTATGGGGACGGTGTTTCAGATTCCGTGGACATTTATCGGAGAAAAGCAGGAAGACTGGATTGAAAATGGAATCAGGAGATTACATGGCCTGGGATTTCAGACTGCGGCTCTTGCTCTGAGCGATGATTCTGTGAGTATTGATGATAAAAGACTCCGTGAAGAGAAAAAACTGGCAATCATCCTTGGGACAGAAGGTGACGGACTTGCAGAGCAGACAATCGCAGAGTGCGATTATACGGTCAAAATACCGATGACTCATGGAGTTGATTCATTAAATGTCGCTGCGGCAAGTGCAGTGGCTTTTTGGGAGCTGGGGAGATAA
- a CDS encoding citrate/2-methylcitrate synthase, which yields MALEETLIANNSSLKNEMDYLEQVLLNTHRIDPNLYEEYDVKRGLRDSNGKGVLTGLTEVSDVCGFDVINGRKIPAEGSLYYQGINVNDLVHGLGSKKFGFEETIFLLLFGRLPKEEELKRFLGIMFELEALSGRFVRDVVMKASNSNIMNAMQRCILTLYTYDDNPEDISVENVLRQSLELIAKMPLIAVYSYHAYRHFRKDETLLIRNPEKGRSLAENLLLMLRPNGQYTELEAKVLDIALVLHAEHGGGNNSTFTTHVVTSSGTDTYSSTAASIGSLKGPRHGGANLKAQKMFDDIKASVKDWDNEDEIRLYLRKILNKEAFDHSGLIYGMGHAVYTLSDPREKLLKSFAEKLAKEKGLENEFALYDRVERLAKEEIMTHRKMFKPVCANVDFYSGFVYTMLGIPEELFTPLFAIARIAGWSAHRLEELLNAGKIIRPAYKYVGHHTEFYARDERE from the coding sequence ATGGCTTTAGAAGAAACTTTGATTGCAAATAACAGCAGCTTAAAAAATGAAATGGATTATCTGGAACAGGTTCTGCTGAATACCCACAGAATTGATCCGAATCTCTATGAAGAATACGATGTAAAGCGTGGACTTCGTGATTCTAATGGTAAAGGTGTCCTGACCGGACTGACAGAAGTGTCCGATGTCTGTGGATTCGATGTCATCAACGGACGGAAGATTCCTGCAGAAGGCAGTCTTTATTATCAGGGAATCAATGTTAATGATCTTGTTCATGGTCTTGGAAGCAAGAAATTTGGATTTGAAGAAACTATTTTCCTTCTTTTATTTGGTCGTCTTCCAAAAGAAGAAGAATTAAAACGTTTCCTTGGAATTATGTTTGAACTGGAGGCATTAAGTGGACGTTTTGTCCGTGATGTTGTCATGAAAGCTTCCAATTCCAATATCATGAATGCCATGCAGCGTTGTATTCTGACATTGTATACTTACGATGACAATCCGGAAGACATTTCTGTGGAAAATGTACTTCGCCAGTCATTAGAGCTGATTGCTAAAATGCCACTGATCGCAGTTTATTCTTACCATGCATACAGACATTTCCGCAAAGATGAAACACTTCTCATCCGTAATCCTGAAAAAGGACGCTCACTTGCGGAAAATCTTCTCCTGATGCTCCGTCCAAATGGACAGTATACCGAGCTGGAGGCAAAAGTTCTCGATATCGCCCTTGTTCTTCATGCAGAGCATGGTGGTGGTAACAACTCAACTTTCACGACACACGTTGTTACCTCTTCCGGTACTGATACTTATTCCTCGACTGCTGCATCCATCGGTTCACTGAAAGGACCAAGACATGGTGGTGCAAACCTGAAAGCCCAGAAAATGTTTGACGATATTAAAGCTTCTGTAAAGGACTGGGATAATGAAGACGAAATCCGGCTTTATCTCCGCAAGATTCTGAATAAAGAGGCTTTCGACCATTCAGGACTGATCTATGGTATGGGACATGCAGTTTATACTTTATCCGATCCAAGAGAAAAGCTTCTGAAAAGTTTCGCTGAAAAACTTGCCAAAGAAAAAGGACTGGAAAATGAATTTGCTTTGTATGACCGTGTAGAGCGTCTTGCCAAAGAGGAGATCATGACTCACCGCAAAATGTTCAAGCCAGTCTGTGCCAATGTTGATTTTTACAGTGGATTTGTCTATACCATGCTTGGAATCCCGGAAGAACTGTTCACACCGCTCTTTGCGATCGCCCGTATTGCCGGTTGGAGTGCCCACCGACTGGAAGAACTGCTCAATGCCGGTAAGATCATCCGTCCGGCTTATAAATATGTCGGACATCATACTGAGTTTTATGCAAGGGATGAGAGAGAGTGA
- a CDS encoding SulP family inorganic anion transporter yields MNQLKPMLLTSLKNYNRSQFVKDVTAGIIVAIIALPLSIALALASGVGPEAGIFTAIVAGFVISALGGSSVQIAGPTAAFATIVAGIVAKNGMDGLIIATILAGVFLILMGLCHFGSLIKFIPYTITTGFTSGIAVTIVIGQLKDFFGISYPNGVKPIETVEKLRAFFENFFTFSLDALIVGGVSLAILILAPYVLKKVPGSLPAVIVGILMVRFLPLKVATIGNLYTISNSLPTLHIPTMSLSMIGDALPNAFTIAVLAAIESLLSCVVADGMINGKHRSDMELVAQGAGNIASALFGGIPATGAIARTAANIKNGGRTPIAGIVHSITLVIVLVVLMPFAGMIPMPTIAAILFVVAYNMCQWRTFVHLIRTAPKSDIIVLLTTFILTVVFDLVVAIEIGMVLACLLFIKRMSEETHVDSWTYVDDDTPDVDEHLRRLPLQIRVYEITGPLFFGAADAIEHIVVKDFTTCLILRMRSVPALDSTALNALQNLTKVCESKGITLVFSHVNEQPMKVMVKSGFVDLVGKENFCPNIRAALDHAEKIIATAK; encoded by the coding sequence ATGAATCAATTAAAACCAATGTTACTTACATCTTTGAAAAATTATAATCGTTCCCAGTTCGTCAAAGACGTAACTGCGGGAATTATTGTTGCGATCATAGCACTTCCGCTTTCCATTGCACTTGCACTCGCCTCCGGTGTCGGACCGGAAGCCGGTATTTTTACCGCCATTGTTGCCGGATTTGTCATCTCAGCCCTTGGTGGAAGCAGTGTTCAGATTGCGGGACCAACAGCTGCTTTTGCAACCATTGTCGCAGGGATCGTTGCCAAAAATGGAATGGACGGACTGATCATTGCAACTATCCTTGCAGGAGTTTTTCTGATCCTGATGGGACTTTGCCACTTCGGAAGTCTGATCAAATTTATTCCATATACGATCACAACCGGATTTACATCCGGAATTGCAGTGACGATCGTGATCGGACAGTTAAAAGATTTCTTTGGTATTTCTTACCCCAACGGAGTAAAACCAATTGAGACTGTAGAAAAACTAAGGGCTTTCTTTGAAAACTTTTTCACATTCAGTCTTGATGCATTGATCGTTGGTGGAGTCAGCCTCGCCATTTTGATCCTCGCTCCTTATGTGCTGAAAAAAGTTCCCGGTTCACTCCCGGCAGTCATTGTTGGTATCCTGATGGTAAGATTTCTTCCATTAAAGGTTGCCACGATCGGTAATCTTTATACCATCAGCAACTCCCTGCCCACTCTTCATATTCCAACCATGAGCCTTTCTATGATCGGAGATGCACTTCCAAATGCATTTACCATCGCCGTACTTGCCGCAATCGAATCATTGCTCTCCTGTGTAGTTGCTGACGGCATGATTAATGGAAAGCACCGCTCCGATATGGAACTCGTCGCTCAGGGTGCGGGAAATATTGCCTCTGCTCTTTTCGGTGGAATCCCGGCTACCGGAGCGATCGCACGTACCGCAGCAAATATCAAAAACGGAGGACGTACCCCGATTGCCGGAATCGTCCACTCCATTACACTGGTCATCGTACTTGTTGTTCTGATGCCATTTGCAGGAATGATCCCAATGCCGACGATTGCAGCGATCCTCTTTGTTGTTGCTTACAATATGTGCCAGTGGCGTACTTTTGTTCATCTGATCCGTACCGCTCCAAAAAGTGACATCATTGTATTACTTACAACATTTATCCTCACGGTCGTATTTGATCTCGTTGTTGCGATCGAGATCGGCATGGTGCTTGCCTGCCTGCTTTTCATTAAACGGATGAGTGAAGAAACTCATGTAGACAGTTGGACTTATGTGGATGATGATACTCCGGATGTGGATGAACACCTCCGCCGTCTTCCCCTTCAGATCCGTGTCTATGAGATTACCGGTCCTTTGTTCTTCGGTGCTGCAGATGCCATTGAACATATCGTAGTGAAAGACTTTACAACCTGCCTCATTCTTCGTATGAGAAGCGTGCCTGCCCTTGACAGTACCGCACTGAATGCATTGCAGAATCTCACAAAGGTCTGCGAATCCAAAGGAATTACCCTCGTCTTCTCCCATGTAAATGAGCAGCCTATGAAAGTTATGGTAAAATCCGGCTTTGTTGATCTCGTTGGCAAAGAAAATTTCTGTCCGAATATTCGTGCTGCACTTGATCATGCCGAAAAAATTATTGCAACAGCAAAATAA